DNA sequence from the Methanosarcinales archaeon genome:
GGTTATATTATTTAATGTATCAACACATAACATGTGCGAACTTAACTTATACTTTACATAATTAAATAACTATATATTTACTTAAGTTCAACAAATATACACGAGGATAATTATGCGTGCAGAAGTATCAACTTTATTCGGATTGAACGTGTATACTGAAAAAGGCGTTTATATTGGCAAAGTCAATGATGTAGTTCTTGAACCAAACGAATCCAATATTTCGGGATTGGCTGTTGGAAAGATAAATCCGGAACTATTCGATGTTTCCAGCAAAGGCATTATTCTTCCATTTCGTTGGGTAATTGCAGTTGGAGATGTTATTCTTACAAGACAATTCTCCACTAAAATAATGAAAAAATCAGGTGAAGAAGAAAAAGATTCTGATTAATGCTTCATAACACTGATCTTAAAAAGCGAGAAATTTTCGCACAAATAAAAATTACCAATACTGCAATTGTAAGAATTGATGGCCGGAGTTTTGGCCAAGCTCTTCGTCAATTACAATTCAGTAAGCCTTATGATCTTAGTTTTGCAAAAGGAATGGCGGATTCCACAGTAACTTTTTTCAGAAAGAGTGGGATCAATCCATCTCTGGCTTACATATTTTCTGATGAGATAAATCTATTGTTCGTAAAGAACCTGCCGTTCAATGGCAGGCTTGAGAAAATCGATTCTGTCATTCCCAGTTTTTTTTCTTCAGCACTGGTTTTGGCCTTAGATTGCCGGGAACCCCTGTCCTTTGATTCAAGAGTTGCTATTATTGATACTGCTGATATTATGGAATACCTGAAATGGAGGCAGGAAGAGTGTTGGCGTAATCTTATGAGTTCATATGGATTTTATCTCTTAAAAAATGGCGGAATGACTGCAAAAGAAGCTGCTGATAAATTAAAAGGCTTAAAATCCGAC
Encoded proteins:
- a CDS encoding tRNA 5'-guanylyltransferase; this translates as MLHNTDLKKREIFAQIKITNTAIVRIDGRSFGQALRQLQFSKPYDLSFAKGMADSTVTFFRKSGINPSLAYIFSDEINLLFVKNLPFNGRLEKIDSVIPSFFSSALVLALDCREPLSFDSRVAIIDTADIMEYLKWRQEECWRNLMSSYGFYLLKNGGMTAKEAADKLKGLKSDQLHELAWDHGINLAKTPAWQRRGILVNKEKTLESIINPLTGKETTEQKSRIIQNWELPLFNSKAGSQLVDSIIRNSEV
- a CDS encoding PRC-barrel domain-containing protein; amino-acid sequence: MRAEVSTLFGLNVYTEKGVYIGKVNDVVLEPNESNISGLAVGKINPELFDVSSKGIILPFRWVIAVGDVILTRQFSTKIMKKSGEEEKDSD